The nucleotide sequence TCCCAAGATAAAGACAGCATAGGGTGGAGTATGGCCCGATGACAGAAAAGAATGTTGTTCTGGCGCAACAAGAAGATAAAAAACGGGATGCCAGTTGAGAATCTGGCATCCCGCTGGGGGACGGCACACTGAGTGGTTGAGTGAACCACTCTAGTGGCAGGTCTGGTTACAGAATAAAGCGGCTGAGATCTTCGTCTTCCACCAGTTCGCCCAGATGGGCATGCACATAGGCTTTATCGATGATCTGCTCTTTACCGCTTTGCTCGGACGCGTCATAAGACAGCTCTTCCATCAGGCGCTCCAGCACAGTATGCAGGCGGCGGGCACCGATATTTTCCGTACGCTCGTTGACCTGCCAGGCCGCATCGGCAATCTGGGCAATGCCATCTTCGGTAAAGCTGATGGTGACATTTTCCGTGGCCATCAGGGCGCGGTACTGCTCGGTCAGTGAGGCGTTCGGCTCGGTCAGGATGCGCTTGAAGTCTTCGCTGGTCAGGGCTTCGAGTTCAACCCGAATCGGCAGACGACCCTGCAGCTCTGGGATCAGATCCGACGGACGTGCGACCTGGAAGGCGCCGGACGCGATAAACAGGATATGATCGGTTCTGACCATGCCATGTTTGGTCGAAACCGTGGAGCCTTCCACCAGCGGCAGCAGGTCACGCTGAACCCCTTCGCGGGACACATCCGGACCTGAGCTTTCGCCACGCTTACAGATTTTGTCGATCTCATCAATGAAGACAATACCGTTGTTCTCAACCGCGTGAATCGCCTGCTCTTTCAGCTCTTCCTGATTGACCAGCTTGGCGGCTTCATCTTCGGTCACCGCTTTGAGCGCATCTTTGATTTTCATCTTGCGCTTTTTGGTGGTGTTACCCGCCAGATTCTGGAACATCCCCTGCAGCTGGTTGGTCATTTCTTCCATGCCGGGAGGGGCCATGATCTCAACGCCCATTTGCGGCGCGGCGACGTCGATTTCGATTTCCTTGTCATCCAGCTTGCCTTCGCGCAGTTTTTTGCGGAACGACTGACGGGTGGCCGAATTGGAGTCGCTTTCTTCATTCTTGCCCCAGGCATCACGCGGTGGCGGGAGCAAGACATCCAGGATACGGTCTTCGGCCAGTTCTTCAGCGCGGAAGCGGACTTTTTCGGTGGCCTGCTGATGGGTCATTTTGACCGCAACATCCGTCAGATCGCGGATAATGGTTTCCACTTCTTTGCCGACATAACCGACTTCGGTGAACTTGGTGGCTTCAACCTTGATGAAAGGCGCGTTGGCCAGTTTGGCCAGACGGCGGGCGATCTCGGTTTTACCGACACCGGTCGGCCCTATCATCAGGATGTTTTTCGGGGTTACTTCAACGCGCAGCTCTTCCGGCAGCTGCATGCGACGCCAGCGGTTACGCAGCGCAATCGCCACGGCA is from Photobacterium sp. TLY01 and encodes:
- the hslU gene encoding HslU--HslV peptidase ATPase subunit codes for the protein MSEMTPREIVHELNRHIIGQDKAKRAVAIALRNRWRRMQLPEELRVEVTPKNILMIGPTGVGKTEIARRLAKLANAPFIKVEATKFTEVGYVGKEVETIIRDLTDVAVKMTHQQATEKVRFRAEELAEDRILDVLLPPPRDAWGKNEESDSNSATRQSFRKKLREGKLDDKEIEIDVAAPQMGVEIMAPPGMEEMTNQLQGMFQNLAGNTTKKRKMKIKDALKAVTEDEAAKLVNQEELKEQAIHAVENNGIVFIDEIDKICKRGESSGPDVSREGVQRDLLPLVEGSTVSTKHGMVRTDHILFIASGAFQVARPSDLIPELQGRLPIRVELEALTSEDFKRILTEPNASLTEQYRALMATENVTISFTEDGIAQIADAAWQVNERTENIGARRLHTVLERLMEELSYDASEQSGKEQIIDKAYVHAHLGELVEDEDLSRFIL